In the genome of Variibacter gotjawalensis, one region contains:
- the yajC gene encoding preprotein translocase subunit YajC — MFITPAYAQAAGGGTEMLTSLLPFILIFVIMYFLILRPQQRRVKQHQELVKNVRRGDTVITSGGIIGKVTKVIDDDQIEIEIADGVRIRQARGMISDVRAKGEPVKEDSAKA; from the coding sequence ATGTTTATTACGCCCGCTTACGCGCAGGCCGCCGGTGGCGGCACCGAGATGTTGACGTCTCTGCTGCCTTTCATCCTCATTTTCGTCATCATGTACTTCCTGATACTGCGTCCGCAGCAGCGCCGCGTGAAGCAGCATCAGGAATTGGTGAAGAACGTGCGTCGCGGCGATACGGTGATTACCTCGGGTGGCATCATCGGCAAGGTGACCAAGGTGATCGACGACGACCAGATCGAGATCGAGATCGCGGACGGTGTGCGCATTCGCCAGGCGCGTGGCATGATTTCGGACGTGCGGGCCAAGGGCGAGCCCGTGAAGGAAGACAGCGCGAAGGCTTGA